A genomic stretch from Myxocyprinus asiaticus isolate MX2 ecotype Aquarium Trade chromosome 24, UBuf_Myxa_2, whole genome shotgun sequence includes:
- the LOC127415274 gene encoding MAP kinase-interacting serine/threonine-protein kinase 2-like produces the protein MVQNKITEVTGFHRSFKGQNPFESETFSKTGSHLLDTAFNFDCSARHDMPSSQPIDIPDAKKRNKKKKRCRATDSFSGRFEDVYKLQDDVLGEGAYARVQTCISQITHKEYAVKIIEKRPGHSRSRVFREVEMLYQCQGHRNILELVEFFEEEDKFYLVFEKLRGGSVLAHIHKRRYFSEQEASIVVQDIASALDFLHNKGMAHRDLKPENILCEHEHRISPVKICDFDLGSGIKLNSDSSPISTPELLTPCGSAEYMAPEVVEAFNEEATIYDKRCDLWSLGVILYIMLSGYPPFVGHCGSDCGWESGEPCQTCQNTLFESIQEGKYEFPEKEWAHISHSAKDLISKLLVRDAKKRLSAAQVLLHPWVQGGALDCLPSSVLPQRNSSTKDLTFFAGKAVAMNRQLAEQDDLEEQQLQDPPQFVTNGATSMRLSPPSNSKLAKRRQRGSLLKGAPVSASELRQLLAPLVIVGDCA, from the exons ATGGTGCAGAACAAAATCACCGAAGTTACCGGATTCCATCGCTCTTTTAAG GGTCAAAATCCCTTTGAATCGGAGACGTTTTCCAAAACCGGATCCCATCTTCTTGATACTGCCTTTAATTTTGATTGTTCTGCCCGTCATG ACATGCCATCCAGCCAGCCCATTGACATCCCTGATGCTAAGAAGAGaaacaagaagaaaaagagaTGCAGGGCAACAGACAGCTTCTCAGGGCGGTTTGAGG ATGTATACAAACTGCAGGATGATGTGCTGGGGGAAGGGGCCTATGCCAGGGTCCAAACTTGCATCAGCCAAATCACCCATAAAGAATATGCTGTGAAG ATCATTGAGAAGAGGCCAGGACACAGCAGGAGTCGTGTTTTCAGAGAGGTGGAAATGCTGTACCAGTGCCAGGGCCACAG AAATATTCTGGAGCTGGTGGAATTCTTTGAGGAGGAGGACAAGTTTTACCTTGTGTTTGAGAAGCTGAGAGGag GCTCCGTCTTGGCCCACATTCACAAGAGGAGATACTTCAGTGAGCAGGAAGCTAGCATTGTGGTGCAGGACATTGCGAGTGCGCTGGACTTCCTTCATAATAAAG GTATGGCCCACAGAGACCTGAAGCCTGAAAACATCTTGTGTGAACATGAGCACAGG ATTTCTCCAGTGAAGATTTGTGATTTTGATCTGGGCAGTGGAATTAAACTCAACAGTGACAGTTCTCCCATCTCCACCCCAGAGCTCCTCACTCCA tgTGGATCTGCTGAATACATGGCACCAGAAGTGGTTGAAGCCTTTAACGAGGAGGCCACCATCTACGATAAGCGCTGTGACCTGTGGAGCCTGGGGGTCATCCTTTACATTATGTTGAGCGGTTACCCTCCCTTCGTGGGCCACTGTGGAAGTGACTGTGGTTGGGAGAGCGGAGAACCTTGTCAAACATGTCAG AACACCTTGTTCGAAAGCATTCAGGAGGGAAAATATGAGTTTCCAGAGAAAGAGTGGGCTCATATTTCCCACAGCGCCAAAGACCTCATTTCCAAACTGCTTGTGCGGGACGCCAAGAAACGTCTCAGTGCTGCTCAGGTTCTCCTGCACCCCTGGGTACAAGGA GGTGCACTTGATTGTCTCCCCTCCTCCGTCCTGCCCCAAAG GAACAGCAGCACTAAGGACTTGACGTTCTTTGCGGGCAAGGCAGTTGCCATGAACCGGCAACTGGCCGAGCAAGACGACCTGGAAGAGCAGCAGCTGCAGGACCCTCCTCAGTTCGTCACGAATGGTGCCACCTCGATGCGCCTTTCTCCTCCCTCTAACTCCAAACTGGCCAAGCGAAGACAGAGAGGCAGCCTGCTGAAGGGAGCACCCGTTTCTGCCTCCGAGCTCAGGCAGCTCCTGGCACCGTTGGTCATTGTGGGAGACTGTGCTTGA